The nucleotide sequence CAGGTAAATCAGGCTCTTTGCAATTCTTCTCATTTATCCCCCCTTCCTCAATGAATTATTATATGGCTCATTGTATCTTTATTGAGTTAAAAACACATAATAAACCGGCTATCCGGTTTATACCAATTGTAAAATATTTTATTTCAATTGTCTGGCCAGGAATGGATAAATCTAAAATTGTCTAATAATGAGTGGGAGGGCAGAATGATGTCAATTGATGTGAAATCAACACCGATAACTATCGCTGTTACGGCATCAGGATAAAGGTAAAAGTGACTTTTAGACAGATAGTTATCGGTGAAGGGCTGCTCTGACCCCCAGAGTGTACCGATAGTTATCGGTAAACAACCATTTACTTTTTCAGTCTATGCTGATTGAGCCAGGCTATGACATCACTGAACACCTCATCTCGGTTCAGCTCGTTCAGAGTCTCATGGCGGGCACCTTCGTAAAACTTATAGGTCACCTCACCGATACCGGACTTTACCAGGGAGTTATACACCTGGAGCACACCCCTGGTATTGGCCCCGACCGGATCCATGGAGCCGGAGAAAAGGTATATGGGCAATTCCCTGGGAATCTTCGCGACATTCCTGTCATCGCTGATAAAGGCAAGGCCGCTGACAAGGTCGCAGAAAAAGCCGGCGGTAAAAACATCGCCGCAGTAGGGGTCCGCCACGTATTTATCAACCTCGGCGTTGTCCCGCGAAAGCCAGTCGAATTTGGTCCTGTTCGGTTTGAAGGCGTTGTTGTAAGCTCCGAAGGAAAGCTTGTCCAGGAGAGGGCTTTTTGTTTTTTTGCCTTTCCAGGCCGCATCTATTTTTGCCACTAACAGTCCCACTTTGCCAAGAAGGCCGGGATCGCCGGCGGTTCCGGATAGGATAAGGCCCTTGATGTCATTGCCATGGAGCATCGCGTAGTTTCTCGAAAGGAACGATCCCATGCTATGGCCCAGAAGGAAAATCGGTAACGCCGGGTTCTCTTTTTTAATAAGGGTGGTAAGCACATGCATGTCGTCAACGACCTTGTTCCATCCATCCACGTCCGCGAAGAATCCGACATTCTCAAGGGAGCCCGCCGTTTTTCCATGGCCGCGGTGGTCATTGGCATACACGGCGTAGCCGGCCTTGACCAGCTCCCCGGCAAATCGTTCATACCGCGCCCCATGTTCAGCCATTCCGTGGGCAATCTGTAGAGCCGCCTTGATGTCTTGTTTCGAATCGGGCATCCATCGATACGCGAATATCTTTGTGCCGTCAGCCGCCTTAAAGGTAAAGGTATCGCTTTTCATAGGATAAAGCCTCCTCGCATGAACTTCTTTTTTTTCTTCCATTAACAAATCCGGAAAACTCATTTAACGGCATCATAATAAAGAACATACTTGATTTTTGCAATAAAAGCCTGTTTAAATTATCGAAAAATGATTTACCTGGGAATTTATGCCAATACCCCATGAAAAGACTTTAACGACAGATGGATTTATTGCAACGCATTTATCATCCTTCTGAATAATTAATTCCCGCTCCATTGCGTATAATGGACTAATTCATTAATTTTACTGCATCAATAATGCACAGTAATGGATATCCTGCAACGGAACAACATATCCAATATTTAACCGGGTAACGCTTTTCGATACTCATCGTAAAATAATGTTTACCAAATGATAAAAAATAGGTTGATAAAATACATAATCCATGTATGAGTTCATAAAAACTAGGGGTTATGTGAGGTGTACGTTGAAAAAGTATCGCTATCCTGTGATAAGTCTGTCTCTTTCTCTTGAAGCCTTCGCCTATACGCTGCCGGTATCCATCCTGGCGTATTTTATGATCATTGCATGTAATTTCTTCTCTTCTCTCGCCATATTCATTCCCGCGGCCCTTTTTGGTTCAATTGTTACACTGATTCCCGGAATGATCATCCGATGGCTGAAGCTCAGGAAAAGCTTTAACATATTAAAGAACCCTGACAGGCCCGACGAGGAGAATCTCCATGCAATCAAGCGCGCATTGCTTGACCATCCGCGATACGAAGCCAAATCACTCCCGGTGCGTTATTTCTTCGGCATCGGAAGTGTCATTGTGATCCTGGCCATTGCCGGCGAGATGAACCAGATGCGCTACATCATGACGGCAGTGGGACTTGCCATGGCTATTCCGATCAACATGGTGTTTTTCATGCTCCAGTCTGAGATAAGCCTTTCACAATACCTTGCCGACAGCCGCCTCGCGGGAGTCATCCTGGAAAAAGACGAATGCCGGTCCCTCCCCATATTCAACAAGATTCTCATGGTCCTCATTTCTATCCTTCTGCCGCCCCTGGCGATTTTTATTTCCTTCATTTCCCTGATGAACCTGAAGCTTCTCCAGCTGGACAACCTGGTCGTTCACTTTGTATTTATAACGATAATGATGATAACCGCGTCGGTGATCACGGCGTATTACCTTGCCCGGTCATTGAGAAAAACCGTATCCGCCATGGAGAAATCCCTGGACGGCATCGCCCGCGGCGAGCTGAACGATTATTTCGTCCCGATGATCACGACCGACGAGGTAGGCGCCATGAGCGGCTACATGAACTCCCTGAAAGTAAAGATCAAAGGCGTGATAACCCTCATCCAGTCCATGTCCCACGAGCTCACCCTATCTTCGGCGGAAATGGCCAATACCGCGGAAAACGTGTCGCAGCAGAGCCAGTCGACCGCGGCGACCATCGAGGAAATATCATCGTCCCTGGAGGAGATATCCGCCGGGGGAGAATCCATATTCAGCAGCATCGAGTACCAGAACAAGCGGACCCATATACTCATCGATAACGTCAACAGGATGCACGCCATCATCACGGATGAAGGAATGGAAATGGAAGAGGCGATGAAGGTCAAGACCGACCTGGACATGAACATCGAAGAGGTAAAGGAAAAGATCAATGACACGATGGCCCTGATGAAAACGGCCACCCAGGACGCCGGCCGCATGCTTGACTACACGGGCCTCATAAACGAGATATCCGACCGCACCAACCTCCTCAGCCTCAACGCCAGCATCGAGGCCGCCCGAGCCGGCGAATACGGCAAGGGGTTCGCGGTCGTGGCCGACGAGATCGGCAAGCTCGCGGAACAGGCCGGCGAAAACACCAAGAGCATCTCGGAAATCGTCAAAACCACCAACTTCAGCATGGAGAAGTCCTCCCAGGCCCTGAGCGAGGCCATATCGAAGATCGAGAGCATATTCGAAGGTCTCCGCTCCTTCGGCACCATGGTCGATTCCATCGGCAACCTGACGCGCCAGGACCTTGAGATCAACAACGTCCTCAAGGAAGACGCGGAGCATTTCCTGGATCGCGCCAATGAAATCCTGAAGGCGATGGAGGAGCAAAAATACGCCGTCGATGAGATCGTCAAGTCGATCACGGTGATCAACGCCACCACGCAGAGCAATTCAGCCTCCAGCGAGGAGTTGACCGCCGTATCGGAAACCATCGCGGAAAACGCCAGGCGCCTTAAAGGCGAGATCGAGTTTTTCAAAATACAGCACGCGTAACAGGGCGCGTCGCCGATGATGATCACCCTCGACGGGGGAAAATGCGGCAGGTGTCTTCTCTGCGTCAGGTATGAGAGCGTGTAAAACATTATGCGGCAAAATGGGGCCGTCTCAGAAGCCCCATTTTATTTGCCCCATCCCATTATTTCTTTTCATGTAGTTAAAGGCAGATAGGAATCGATCCAGGTATTTACACATAGAAAAGCGCGAAATTAATCAGCATATCATCATAAAATCCTCCTCCCTTTACAATTCTGCTCTGCCCGCCCTCCCCATATATTATGTCACATTAGATGTAAAACCTTGATCAATTATTAAATAATGACGCCATGTATAATTATATATTTATATATTTTAATAATATTGATTATTTTAATTTATAATATTTCTATTTTTTTGAATTTTATATTATTTTTTTATTGACTTTTCTCTATATAGCGGTACTTTAGAGATATAAATAATGACGCCATGTACAACACAATGTACTGGAATATTAGCCAATAATCCTGATCGATGATTCATTTTAGAAGTTCTCTTGTTATTTTGATTCTGGCTTATTAGAAAAAAGATGACCGGACGGTTTTTATTTACTCTAGCTATTTCAAGCAGGAATCTTTTGAATGCAACTCCCCGGCTCAATGTATTGGCCGTGAGAGATATTCTCAAAATATAAGAGGATATAATTATGGATCAGAACACATCAATTGTTTGGACATTCCTGTTTCTCGCCTACAAGAACGGGCTTCTGGAAAAAAACCTTCAACTGCTGAACGGGGTACTGGATCCCCATACGGACCTGGGCCTTGTGCTGGCATCAATGGAGGACAGCCTCACGGAAGCGGACAGGGCAAAGATCAACGTGCTCATACTGGACAAGGCTCTGCCGATGCTGAAAACGATAACCGATGAAAAATTCATCGAAGGGACCCGCATACTGATGGACATCCTTCAGCCTGCCCTGGTGCGCATCGTGCAAAACGCCAACTATGACGTCGCCTTGCTCAGTGAAAGACTGAGCGTGGTCGTTCGACTGCTGCTTTCAATCAAGCCGCTGGCCCTGCTGATGGCGCCTGCCGTCATAGACCTGGCGCTCGCCCAGAAGCCCAGGTTTAGCGTCCGCTTTCTCCTGCGGAGACTGAGAAAAAAAATAATAAAAGCGCAAGGAGAGGTACGATAATGAGCACCTACAAAGATCTTCTCCGAATTGTCGGAACTGAAAACACCAATACCAATCGGAACGCCTGCACGGCCTACTCCCACGACGGCAGCTTTATATTCGGCGAGGAAGCATCATGCGTGGTGACCCCCAGGACTGCGGAGCAGGTCCTGGAGATAGTGAAGCTCGCCAACAGCGAGAAGTTCCCCCTCGTCCCCGTTTCTTCGACCGGTCCGAGATTCAGGGGAGACACGGTGCCGAAACAGAAGGGGGCCGTCGTGGTCGACCTGAGCCTCATGAAGTCGATCGTGCGTATCGACCGCAGAAGCAAGACGGCCCTGGTGGAGCCCGGCGTCACCTTCGGTGAGCTGATCGACGCGGCTGCCGCCAAGGGCCTCAGGGTGGCGGCTCCCCTTCTCCCGAAGAAAACGAAATCGGTGGTCGCCAGCATGCTCGAGCGGGAGCCGACGACACTGCCGAAATACCATTGGGACATGCAGGACCCCCTCTGCTGCGTGGAGGTCATATTCGGATCGGGCGACCTGTTCAGGACGGGGGCCGCGGCCGGTCCCGGCTCCATCGAGCAGCAATGGGCGTCGGGGCAGGCGCAGAAAAGCCCCATGGGACCCGCCCAGACCGACTGGGCGAAGATCATCCAGGCTTCGCAGGGCACCATGGGCATCGTAACCTGGGCCTCGGTCAAGCTCGAGCTCAAGCCGCAGGTTGAAAAGGCCTTCATCGTCGGCGCGTCACGTCTGGACGACCTGGTTGATTTCGCCTACGCATTGACAAGGACACGGTACGCCGATCACTGCTTCATTTTAAATAATGTCGATTGCGCGGCGATAACCGGCGGCAAACCGGACAAGGCAATGCCCGCCTGGGTCCTCTTTTACACCATTTCCGGATACGAGCGCTTCCCCGAGGACCGCGTCCGGTACCTGGAAAAGGACATTGACGATATCGCGGCGAAATTAAAGGTGCGCCCGTCGCAGGAAGTCGGATCGCTGAAGGCCGACGCCCTGCTGAAGCTCATGGGCAAACCGAGCGACGATCCTTACTGGAAGATGAAAAAATCCCATGGGTTCCAGGATATCATGTTCCTGAACACCCTGGACCACTCTTCCAATTTTATAAACGAGATACAGCAGCTGTCGAAGTCTTTCGGCATCGCCGGCGACGCCATCGGCATATACCTGCAGCCGCTCCAGCAGGGAAGGATCTGCCACAACGAATACACCGTCATGTACGATCCCGGCAATCCGGAAGAAGCGAAAAAGACGCAGGCCTTCTGCGAAAGCGCGACGAGGAAGATCCTCGACATGGGCGGATTTTTCTCCCGGCCCTACGCGGAATCGGCTCAGGCGGTCTATGAAAAATGCCCCGACGCCGTGGCGGCCCTGCACAAGGTCAAGAAGATACTGGATCCGAGGGGCGTGATGAACCCCGGAAGACTCTGCTTCAATTAAAATTTATATCAAACTGATAGGTGCCACTATGAACCTGCAAGAATTGAAAAGGGATATGGAAGGTTGTTCAAGATGCTCTAACTGCAAATGGGTCCCCCATCTCCAGATAAAGAGCTGGCGTTACGCCAAGGTATGCCCGTCCATCGACCGCTATAATTTTCACGCCTATTCCGGCGGCGGCAAGATGATCATGGCGAACTCGATCCTGTCGGACAGGACCGAGATGACCGACGGCGTTTCGGAGATCGTATACCGCTGCCAGCTGTGCGGCGCCTGCCAGGTCTCATGCCAGGCCTACCGCGACGACATCGACCTCGCAGACGTGCTCCTCGAGTTCAGGTCCCACTGCGTCGAAAACGGCTTCGTCCAGCCGGAGCACCTTGATATCATTGAAAGCATGAAGCGCGAAGACAACACCATGAACATGCTGAAGGCCGACCGCGGCAACTGGGCCGCCGGCCTGGATATTCCAGACATCAACACCGCAAAGGTGGACGTCCTCTTTCACGCGGGCTGCCGGTATTCGTACGACAGGGACCTCTGGGACACCCTGCGGTTTACCGCAAAGCTCCTGCTCCAGAACGGCATCAAGATGGGGATCGCGGGCCGCGACGAGTCGTGCTGCGGCGGACGCGCCTATGAAATCGGATACCAGGGCGAGATGAGGAACTACGCCGACGACATGGCCAGCCGGATCAAGGCGTCCGGGGCGCGTTACCTGGTGACGCCCTGCTCCGATTGTTATTACGCCTTCAAGTATCTTTATCCGAAAAACGGCAAGCGGCTGGGGGTCGAGGTCCTTCATATAACGGAATACATCGATTCCCTTATCAAGAAAGGGGCCATACATCCCCTGAAAAAAATCCCGCTCAAGGTCACGTACCATGATCCCTGCCACCTGGGAAGAAGGGGCGAAATATACAAGGAATGGCACGGCGACGACAAGCTCATGAGGCCGGTCAAATACAAGCAGACGGGCCGGTACGGGATCTTTGATCCGCCCAGGGACATACTGAAAGCGATCCCGGGAGTGGAACTCGTTGAAATGGAGCGCATCCGAGAGTACAGCTGGTGCTGCGGCGCCGGCGGCGGAGTCCTGGAATACGACCCTGATTTCGCGAAATGGACCGCGAAAGACCGCCTGGACGAGGCGTTGTCCACCGGCGCCGACGCCCTGGCGACGGCCTGTCCATGGTGCGAGCGACTGTTCAGGGACACCGCGACGGAAAACAACATCGACATCAAGATACTGGATGTGAACGATATACTGGGTCAATCATTAGGAGTGTTATGATATGTTAGAATGTAAAATTTTATCAGACAAAGCCTATGAGGAAATGGAAATAGTTATCGGGAAAGAGAATATTTCCCGGGAACCGTCCCTCCTGGATTCCTATGCCTGGCAGCCGGCGATCAACCTCGGCACCGAGCCGTGGATCCCGAGACCGGCGGCCGTTGTCCTTCCTCAGACCACAGAGGAAGTGCAGAGCATAGTCAGGATCTGCAACAAACACGGTATAAAATACAAGGCCCATTCGACCGGCTGGGCCGCGTGGGGCGGGCCGGGCGAACAGGGAGTTGTGCAGATAGATCTCAGGCGTATGAACCGCATAATCGAGATCAATGAAAAGAACATGTACGCGGTTGTAGAGCCGTACGTGTGCTGCTCGCAGCTCCAGGCGGAGGCCATGAAGCACGGTCTTAACTGCCATATCATCGGCGCCGGGCCCAACACGTCGCAGCTTGCCAGCGTCACGTCGGCGTGGGGATACGGCTGGACGGGCCTCTATACGGGGTTCGGCGGCAGGAACCCGCTCGGAGTCGAGTGGGTCCTTCCCGGCGGCGATCTGCTCCACGTCGGCACTCCCGGCTCCGGCGCGGGATGGTTCTGCGGCGACGGCCCCGGGCCGAGCCTGCGGGGCGTCATGCGCGGCTGGGGCGGAACCACCGGCGGCCTGGGCGTCTTCACGAAAGTCGCCGTGAAGCTCTACCCCTGGCCCAGCGGTCCGCGGAAGCCGCGTTTTACAGGGATTCTCAGCGACATTTCCCCTGACTTCGAGCTGCCGAAGACTCACAAGGTCTACTTCCTGTTTTCCAAAAGCTACGAGGATTTCACCAATGTCGCTTACGCCATCGGCGACAGCGAGATAGGCTATATCCACTGCAAGGGCTCGGTGGGGGCCATGTTCGGACTCCTCGCGCCGAGGGCGCTGCGGATCCTCCTGGATACGCCGGGATTCCGCACGATCATAAAATCGTTCCAGCACATGACCCTCTTCGCCATTGCGGCCCAGACCGACGGGGAATTCGAATACCAGGAAAAGGTCATCAAGAAAATCATGGATGAAACCAACGGCATCCTCGTCGACGCGAGCTATCTCCCCTTCCACGGCTCCTTCTGGTGGGGACTGCACCGGTCCATCTACCCGGCCATGGCCTTCCGGCCCGGCGGCGCCTTCATCACCAGCATGGGGAGCAGCGAGATGTACGAGTGCTGCGTGAAACAGGCCAAGATCGGCGAGCAGTTAAAGCAGCGATTCATCGATAACGGCACATTCATCGACGACATGGCCGACTGCACCTGGGGCGGCATATACGAGGGGACAAGCAACTGGGGTCACCTGGAGGAGATCGGCATGTTTGACCGCCGGAAGCCGCAGACGGAAAAGCAGAGGTACGAATTTCTCTATGCCACCACGGACGCGACGATCAAGGATACGCTGGGCTTCGGCCTTTCATCCATGGAAAACCAGATGTACAAGTGGCTCGGCCCTATGATGTTCAACTATCATCTCTGGCAGGCGCGCATCAAAGAGGCCTTTGATCCGAATAACGCCTCCGACGGGTCACATTACGTTCCGCCCATCAAGGAGCTCGAAAAGGATATGGTGGGTTATAAACCTCCGGTCATACTGGGGGACAGAGAGAGTCTAAAAAATTAAAGAGGGGCTTGTCATGAACAGCGGAAACGACATTCTGGTATATGCTGAATTAACCGGTAAGGCCGGGATAGACCAGGTTTCCCTCGAGTGCCTGGGCATCGGAAGGACCCTGGCCGATAAAACGGGCTGCAGGCTCACCGCAGTGCTCATCGGCAGCGAAATATCAGCCGCCGCCGACGAGCTGGCGCACTATCCCGTTGACGAGATTTTCACGGCCGATTCCCCGGCCTTGAAGCACTACATCCCGGAGCTGTATCAGCACGTGATGAAAAACCTTTTCTTAAAGATGAAACCGCGGGCGATCATTTTCGGCAACACCCTGGCCGGTCTCGACCTCGCCCCGCGGCTTTCCTTCGACCTGGGCGCGGGCCTGGTCACCGATTGTATCGCCCTGGCGTTCGAGAACGGGCGTCTGGTGCCGACCAAGCCGGTATACAGCGGCAATGTCATGGCCGAGTACCGGATCGAGTCTGACCTGGCCATCGTGACCGTCAGGGCCAGGTCGCAGGATCCGGCGGAGCGCCGAGAATCTGCGGCCGCCAAAATAGTGCCGGTACCGGAGCTGATCGTCGAAAGCGACACCGTCGTCAAGGTCCTCGAAAGGGTCGTGGCCGAGAACGAAGGACCCCAGCTTGAGGACGCCGATATCATAGTCGCCGGCGGCCGCGGCATCGGGAGCAAGGAAGGCTTCCGGATCCTATCGGACCTGGCAAAGACGATCGGCGCCGTCGTCGGCGCCAGCAGGCCGCCCTGCGATCTTGGATGGGTGGATTCCAACGCGCAGGTCGGCCAGACCGGCGAGATCGTCCGTCCCTCGGTGTATTTCGCGGTGGGGATATCGGGATCGACGCAGCACATCGTCGGCATGTCGGGGTCCAGGACGATCATAGCCATCAACAAGGACGCCCAGGCGCCTATTTTCGACATCGCCGATTACGGGATCATCGGCAACTACGAGGAGATAATCCCGGCTTTCAGCCATGCAATAATAGCAAGTAACTGACGGAGTAGAGCCATGCGCATAATTGTATGTATCAAACAGGTTCCCGATCCGGAAGGTCCGCCCTCCTCCTTCATCGTCAATGCCGATACTAACAGGGTGGAGCCGAAGGGGATACCGCCCGTACTTAGCATTTTTGACGAGAACGCCCTTGAAGCCGCCCTGAGGATCAAGGAGGCGGCAGGGGGTCAGTGCACAATTACCGTACTCTCGCTGGGCAAGAAAATATCCGACGCGGTCATGCAGAAGGCCCTGGCGGTCGGCGCCGACGAGCTTTTCAAGGTGGAAGACGAGTCGCTGGATCCCGCCGATTGCGACAGCTTCCGCACGGCTGACGCCATTGCCGCGGCCATAAAATCCATCGGTGAATATGATCTTATACTCGTTGGGCGGCAGGCGGCGGACTGGAACGCGGGCCAGACCGGCATAGGAGTCGCCTGCATCCTGGGTCTTCCGGTCATAACCATGGCCCGAAAAATCATAATCAACGACAACGGCGTCCGGGTCGAGCGGCTTATACCCGGCGGTTACGAAGTGGTACAATCGCCAATGCCTGCCGTTGTCATGGTGAGCAATGAAATCGGCCAGCTGCGGTATCCCACCATGATCCAGAGAAGGGAGGCAAAGTCAAAGCCTATCACGCACTGGAACGCGGAGAAGATCGGTTTTAACGGCGAAGCGGCCAACAGGGTCGTCATCCGAAAACTATACGAGCCGGAGGTAAAAAAGAGAAGATGCTCCGTTATCGAAGGCGAGTCCCTGGAAGAGGCAGGCAAGAAACTGGCGGAGCGTCTCAAGGCGGACAAGATCATTTAGCGCAGCAGCAGTGACATATAGCGGTAGAATTATCATCAGTGAATCAGACATGTTTTATAAGTGAATCATGACGGCAGGCTTCGCTCATGATTTACTGTATTTATGGAGGAGCGTCCGGCCGGACGGTTCTTGCATGATCGCTTATAAAGCATGTCTTAAAATAAAACAGGAAGGATGCGCAACTATGGCACACTACAACATTGCAATCGTAGGTGGAGGGCCCGGGGGCTCCTATGCCGCGAAAACGGCGGCGGAGAACGGGTTGAAAGCGATTTTTTTTGAAAGGGGAAAGGTCCCCGGAGATAAAAACGCCTCAGGGTGCGGCCTCGGACAGAGGTGGTGGAGGGATTTCCCCGCCATGATGGATAAGATATCCTTACTACCTTCGTTCCGGGAAATAACCCATTGCGCCTTTGTCATAACCGATGTCGATGACCGGCACATCACCACCATTGTCACGGGGCGAAACGCACGGCCGGAAGGGCGTATCATGTACAAGGGCAAGGGGCGAGCCTGGACCGGAGCGAGCATATACCGGTCGGACCTGGACAAGTTTCTCGCCGATACCGCCTGCGCCGCCGGGGCGGAGCTCCGAACGTCGACTCTGGTCACGGACCTGATCATGGAAAACGGACAGGTCAAGGGAGTGATCACGGATAAGGGCGAGAAGATCACGGCGGATGTCGTCATCGGGGCGGACGGCGCCCACTCGATGGTGGCGATCAAATCCGGGATACGCAAGCGGTGGAAAAAGAACGAGGTGACCCTGGTGCCCCAGGTCGATTTTTCCTGCAATGAATCGAAGATGGACGATATCATCGGCGCCGCCGAGTGGGTCTGGTTCGGGCCCTACTGCGGGGCTTACCAGGTCAATTTCAGGGACGGCTTCCACCTCGGCGCGGGGCAATGGCTTGACATATACAATGAAAAGCCGGTCGAGCTTCTTAAAAAAGTCCTGAAGATACCGCAGTTCCAGAAGATGTGCCGCTCCGTCGACGCCGAGCTGCGCGAGTTCCAGGTGCACCTACTTCCCTGGATGCCGCAGCCGGGCACCAAGACATACGGGAACGGCGTAATCCTGATAGGCGATGCCGGCGGGTTCCCCTGCCCCCTGGAAGGCGAAGGCGTGTGGCATGCCTGCTGGACCGGCAAGATAGCGGTCGAGACGATCGCAACCGCACTCAGCAAGGGAGACGTTTCCGCAAAGGGCCTCGGCGATTACGAGCGCAGATGGAAGGATTCCCCGGTGGGCCGGGAATTCGAATACGGCCATGAATTCGTGAATTTCTGGCGGAACAGCGCCTTCGACCCGGAATTCATGAAAAAAATCGTCGTTCTTCTCGGCGAATTGCAGACCCTCAACGGGCCGAGCATCGTGTTCGACTGGAGCGACGACCACATGACCACGATCAACGAGCACCTGGGATACTTCCTGGACGCCCTCGCGGACCCGCAGGTCAGGGCCTTCGGGCGTAATTACCTGACGCCCATGGGAAGGGGCATCACCAGGGAGAACATGGAAAAAATCGCGAGCATGCTCGCCCCGGCCATCGCCAGCAAGATAAAGATACTGCCGGAGAAAATGATCCGGAACATGCTTGTAAAAAAACTGTGCAAGAACCGGGTCTCCGGCGTCGATCGGCTCGCTAATTAATGAGGGAGGAACTACCATGAGCGGTACCAACAATTTTGATGTATCCAATTTTGTCGCCCAGAAATACGTGTCACGGGTCGCCAACGCAGACACGGGGGATTTCATAACATACGACGAGTCCAAATGCAACGGCTGCGGCCAGTGCAACCTGATCTGCGCTGCGAACATATGGGCCGTGCCGAAAGACAAGAAGACCAAGCTTTCGCCGAAGTATCGGGAGCTCTGCTACGAATGCGCCGCGTGCTATGCCGTGTGCGAGCAGGACGCGATCGGATTCAAGTACCCCAAGGGGGGCACCGGCATCGTCATCAAGTACGGATAGAGCTGTCCCATCCAAAAAATTCATCGAGTATAACATATGGAGGATATTAAATGAACAATAAACACTATATCGCCATAGCCATGGCTCTGGCATTCCTCGGGCCGCTTCCGCTATTTTCCGACGGCCCGTGGAAGGTGAAAAAAAACAGGAATGGCATAACCGTCGAGACAAGGAAAGCGGATGGGTATGACGTCGATGAGTTCAAGGCATCCGCCACACTTGACATGCCCTTTGACAAGGCGGTCGAGATCCTGAGAGACGTGCCGAATTACACGCAGTGGATGTATAAATTACTGGTCTCCAAAACAGTAAGCGAAACATCGCCGCAGTCGAAAGTCGTCTATATGAAGCTCGACCTGCCATGGCCGGCCAGGGACAGGGACATGTATGTGCGGACCACGGAAACCCTGGACGAGAAAAAAGGATTTTTCGAAAGCAGCAGCGTCGGAGTGGACGGATATCCTCAATCCGAATGCATACGCATGAAGAGGGTAACGATCACCTGGACCCTGACAGGCGTCGGGTCCGATAAAAGCAAGACCCATGTGGTATATTCAAGCAAGGGGGATCCCTCGGGAAAGCTGCCCGCCTGGATATGCAACCTGGGTAGCGTGGACGGTCCATATGAAAATTTATCGAACCTCAAGTTCAAGTACAGAAAGAATTGAGGCGGCATTAAAAGAAACCATGAATATGCCCGGGAGGATATGATAAAAGTATAAATATTTTTTATCAAGGTCTGATGCAGCGTGCTTCTGTCCCGCAGATCCGGTTCACAGGGTTTGCGGGTTTTTTTTGAAGAACTTTTTCATGGTACTTGTGCGTCGGCCAGTGATCCATCCGGCAATCCACGGCGCGCCGGCCCATAAAGCCGCCGAAAAGAAGGGGGAGTCCGTCAATCCTGCACATTTATATAATTGAGCATGCTGTGGAGGAAAATTCCCATATTCTCGGAGAAGACATCCTTGGAACAGTTGATGAATCCGCCGAAGAGCATGAATATCGAATAACTGACCGTGGTGAGAATTATCTCCGC is from Spirochaetota bacterium and encodes:
- a CDS encoding (Fe-S)-binding protein; amino-acid sequence: MNLQELKRDMEGCSRCSNCKWVPHLQIKSWRYAKVCPSIDRYNFHAYSGGGKMIMANSILSDRTEMTDGVSEIVYRCQLCGACQVSCQAYRDDIDLADVLLEFRSHCVENGFVQPEHLDIIESMKREDNTMNMLKADRGNWAAGLDIPDINTAKVDVLFHAGCRYSYDRDLWDTLRFTAKLLLQNGIKMGIAGRDESCCGGRAYEIGYQGEMRNYADDMASRIKASGARYLVTPCSDCYYAFKYLYPKNGKRLGVEVLHITEYIDSLIKKGAIHPLKKIPLKVTYHDPCHLGRRGEIYKEWHGDDKLMRPVKYKQTGRYGIFDPPRDILKAIPGVELVEMERIREYSWCCGAGGGVLEYDPDFAKWTAKDRLDEALSTGADALATACPWCERLFRDTATENNIDIKILDVNDILGQSLGVL
- a CDS encoding FAD-binding oxidoreductase: MSTYKDLLRIVGTENTNTNRNACTAYSHDGSFIFGEEASCVVTPRTAEQVLEIVKLANSEKFPLVPVSSTGPRFRGDTVPKQKGAVVVDLSLMKSIVRIDRRSKTALVEPGVTFGELIDAAAAKGLRVAAPLLPKKTKSVVASMLEREPTTLPKYHWDMQDPLCCVEVIFGSGDLFRTGAAAGPGSIEQQWASGQAQKSPMGPAQTDWAKIIQASQGTMGIVTWASVKLELKPQVEKAFIVGASRLDDLVDFAYALTRTRYADHCFILNNVDCAAITGGKPDKAMPAWVLFYTISGYERFPEDRVRYLEKDIDDIAAKLKVRPSQEVGSLKADALLKLMGKPSDDPYWKMKKSHGFQDIMFLNTLDHSSNFINEIQQLSKSFGIAGDAIGIYLQPLQQGRICHNEYTVMYDPGNPEEAKKTQAFCESATRKILDMGGFFSRPYAESAQAVYEKCPDAVAALHKVKKILDPRGVMNPGRLCFN
- a CDS encoding lysophospholipase, giving the protein MKSDTFTFKAADGTKIFAYRWMPDSKQDIKAALQIAHGMAEHGARYERFAGELVKAGYAVYANDHRGHGKTAGSLENVGFFADVDGWNKVVDDMHVLTTLIKKENPALPIFLLGHSMGSFLSRNYAMLHGNDIKGLILSGTAGDPGLLGKVGLLVAKIDAAWKGKKTKSPLLDKLSFGAYNNAFKPNRTKFDWLSRDNAEVDKYVADPYCGDVFTAGFFCDLVSGLAFISDDRNVAKIPRELPIYLFSGSMDPVGANTRGVLQVYNSLVKSGIGEVTYKFYEGARHETLNELNRDEVFSDVIAWLNQHRLKK
- a CDS encoding FAD-binding oxidoreductase encodes the protein MLECKILSDKAYEEMEIVIGKENISREPSLLDSYAWQPAINLGTEPWIPRPAAVVLPQTTEEVQSIVRICNKHGIKYKAHSTGWAAWGGPGEQGVVQIDLRRMNRIIEINEKNMYAVVEPYVCCSQLQAEAMKHGLNCHIIGAGPNTSQLASVTSAWGYGWTGLYTGFGGRNPLGVEWVLPGGDLLHVGTPGSGAGWFCGDGPGPSLRGVMRGWGGTTGGLGVFTKVAVKLYPWPSGPRKPRFTGILSDISPDFELPKTHKVYFLFSKSYEDFTNVAYAIGDSEIGYIHCKGSVGAMFGLLAPRALRILLDTPGFRTIIKSFQHMTLFAIAAQTDGEFEYQEKVIKKIMDETNGILVDASYLPFHGSFWWGLHRSIYPAMAFRPGGAFITSMGSSEMYECCVKQAKIGEQLKQRFIDNGTFIDDMADCTWGGIYEGTSNWGHLEEIGMFDRRKPQTEKQRYEFLYATTDATIKDTLGFGLSSMENQMYKWLGPMMFNYHLWQARIKEAFDPNNASDGSHYVPPIKELEKDMVGYKPPVILGDRESLKN